The sequence below is a genomic window from Uranotaenia lowii strain MFRU-FL chromosome 2, ASM2978415v1, whole genome shotgun sequence.
TGTGAAAAAtggtaatttttcattttttttggttcaaagcCCTCTAATAAATTGACGAATTGGAAAATATAATTTGCTTTCTCCTaagagatgaaccagctgaaagctgaaaatctctataataaagacattaaaaaaaaaaaaatttgctttcttATACCTAATGCCAAGAAAATCATATTCCAGTGACGATAAAAGTTGAATAACAATTGGAGAGTTTTTATTCAGTTTATCAATGCAATTGTAGCAAAGGAGTTAGTTTGAAAACAGagaaaaagtttataatttcAAGAGTTTTTATCGTTATTATGCCGATTTGGAGCAACCGATGTTTGTGGATGGATCCTACAGGAGAGGCCAACGGTCGTGAGCCACAAGAGTGCCCGTCGGCCAAACGAACAAGCGGTCAGCAATTTCCAGCGGGCCAAACAAGCGGGTGGTCAAATCTGCACACCATGTAAGAACGTTCTTTCGTTGATCCTTGCATGCCTGATGCAAATTTGTTCTTAGAGGAGTAGAAAGAAGCCTTCAAGCTAATTTTACAAGGATCATCGGATTCAAAAGCtaagtattaaaatttcatttttcgtcAGAGACATAAGCGACTAAATGGCACTCTTATCTGAAATGTCAAACGCGAGCcaattaatttcttttattatcTCTTAACCAACatattggtttaaaaaattgcaatgaTTACATTCAGGCTAAcgtataattttgatgattaagTTCAAGGAAACAAGATAAACATTTGGTTATCTCGTTCTTTGAACATGAAAGTTTGATAAATAATGTTAATCTGTAATcacaattgaaatattttagaatCAAGTGTCCCTTCacattcaattttttacaaatctgCATGGTTGTGTAATGacgatctcattttttttactcgaaACCGTAACTTTAATTTATTTAGTTACTTATATACGAAACTtatatacattttgttttgttttcttattgGATTTGCGTATCAAGATTGAAGTTTCCATTTATGACAGTcatagctttttgtttttttttgttttttttttaacggaacCGAACTTTTATTGAGGTTCTAGAtagttcaatgttttttttaaattattgaggTGATGAATACAcacattttttgtcgtttttctttTCCATGTATTATTTTTCGTCATAGTGATACAAAATgttgcaattgaaataaaagCATTGAGTTCGTATACTTAAACCATTTgttagaaacaaattttttcttagtgtctaaaaataaagttgcaaataagtttaaattttggtaaaatactaGGGAATTAGTATATGGCTTGCGTTTTACACAAATAATACAAATACAGGATAGTAGTAGGTTTATAGTAGGTTATATATAAAGATCACAACactgtcaaaagtgtctcccgatcatatccttttcccaattttcccaataaaacttatttgctaggatgcagaggtaacctcggtcctaaagcgcaaaattaatctttcatccctttctaccttttccaatctatccattgactactaggacgtggccggcgccgttattgatgttcaaataGAGAGCATcggttttgtacattgagaatgagctTCTAATCCCAagaaccattcttttgaccctggttcaaaattggtggcctcggtcaatcacggagtagcaaccattggcgatgtggaattcgttctactgagccacgcctacgACTATGGAGTTCGACATGCGTTAATGAGAttccaacaataaaaaaaatggtgaataccagataaactaatttttgttaataaatagataaaaaattaaatatgaagcattttcgagtttcatagTTTAGGGTGGATGTGAgcagagatgccattctctaccgagaaaaacggagaacggagaaaaaaacacccccgtgcgatagttgcaaatcacccgggtgagatttttcgatcctctccacacattatccgcaccccggtttcgaaagccacacacacctaagttcaatagctccggcgtgcgacgatttgtcactgtagagcaccccggtgaaaacacagaaccgactagttgaagccaccaaatagcaaagacaaaaacaaacactacggtgtgcataataataacatcaacaaacgatgaatgtttcgggcgagtggttcagcttcgtatgtgttggtaaacgcaacaagccaagccagctgccgtcgctgtcgctctccttggtgaaaacattttttcactgtagtgtgtgttagctctgtcgtgttgatttacagactctctacagaggttcggctaaaaatctctgcggtgcgtttcagagaatctctaccgagaatcgaaaaccgagcacatcggtgattctcgttagagaaattgcaagcctgcCACTAACATTCTTTCCTTTGAAGTGCGCATAATACATTATCTATTTTTAGATCGGATTTGAGCCGATTGCTCCCGTTCCAGGAAGGACACTCTTCGGCAGGCCTACTATGATTCTACccaatgtttttaaatatggtGAGTATTGattggtttgaattttcgaaattcttgGAACTAATTTGCTCTTGAAAATTCCAGCACAATTCATCAAAGATGTCGATGGTTTTAGCGGGTGTTTCAGGGGTTTAAGCGCCAAGATCGTCGGTAACATGCTGAGCGCTTATTACAGTGAGAAGGTAGCCGACGAAATGGGTTTGGAAGCAGCACCGACTGCCAAGTGTTCGGACTCTGCTGCGCCAACTCCGGAAGCAGACAGCAAGCAACTGGACGAACAATTCAGGAAGCAACTGGACGAACAATTCAGGAAGCAACTGAAACGGAACGTTGTGGTGCACACGGCTGGGGTCGTCTTTTCACATCCGTTCCACGTGATATCTATACGGATGATGAAGATAGTGGATGGGGAATTTTAACTT
It includes:
- the LOC129749211 gene encoding mitochondrial carrier homolog 2-like gives rise to the protein MILPNVFKYAQFIKDVDGFSGCFRGLSAKIVGNMLSAYYSEKVADEMGLEAAPTAKCSDSAAPTPEADSKQLDEQFRKQLDEQFRKQLKRNVVVHTAGVVFSHPFHVISIRMMKIVDGEF